From a single Halodesulfovibrio marinisediminis DSM 17456 genomic region:
- a CDS encoding tetratricopeptide repeat protein has product MTEGVYHTSSSLWIGAGATRRKSISKRYWYASEGTEGNVYVQLLTSNLTPVGGKRVVDRDEFEEEYVFEPNLLALDAKSVNVGAEQLELQLQETEAVNALLAQVPTHSAKTTGLKQEEEEAVEKFDKGMTMLRGGYLKQGRRILLAVPEKDVPWKPRHKHLFNDFGKRLRKVQEPEIALKHYLKAIELSPNDDHLCYNIARVYYDLRKMSDCKRWLHRALVENPKLEPAQKFLQAIKNR; this is encoded by the coding sequence ATGACAGAAGGTGTTTATCATACGTCGTCCAGCCTTTGGATTGGTGCGGGTGCAACGAGAAGAAAGAGCATTTCCAAGCGGTACTGGTATGCAAGCGAAGGTACTGAAGGCAACGTATATGTGCAGTTACTGACAAGTAACTTGACTCCGGTTGGTGGTAAGCGAGTTGTTGATCGGGATGAGTTTGAAGAGGAATATGTTTTTGAACCCAATTTGCTTGCTTTAGATGCAAAGTCAGTGAATGTGGGAGCTGAGCAACTTGAACTTCAGTTGCAGGAGACGGAAGCCGTAAATGCCCTGCTGGCACAGGTCCCGACGCATAGTGCAAAGACAACAGGCTTGAAGCAGGAAGAGGAAGAGGCTGTAGAGAAGTTTGATAAGGGCATGACAATGCTGCGCGGTGGATACTTGAAGCAGGGCAGGCGCATATTGTTGGCGGTTCCTGAAAAGGATGTTCCATGGAAACCTAGGCATAAACATCTGTTTAATGATTTCGGGAAGCGTTTGAGAAAAGTGCAGGAGCCGGAAATTGCTTTAAAACATTACTTGAAAGCAATTGAGCTTTCTCCTAATGATGATCATCTGTGTTATAACATCGCTCGTGTATATTACGATTTACGAAAAATGTCCGATTGTAAAAGATGGCTGCATCGCGCTCTTGTGGAAAATCCAAAGTTGGAACCTGCGCAAAAGTTCCTGCAGGCAATAAAGAACAGGTAG